A stretch of the Panicum virgatum strain AP13 chromosome 9N, P.virgatum_v5, whole genome shotgun sequence genome encodes the following:
- the LOC120688238 gene encoding precursor of CEP9: protein MALNRSSNNMSTVAVMVAVLLLASQITPSHSTLTGNRRYLLQSSSATTASTAKAGMIEGTVTPTEGGVPGAEDVRPTNPSHSPGIGHAFTNNKIGRKLLAKAEGRITSTSTGMIEGTITPTEGGGNQGATEDVRPTNPSHSPGIGHAFTNNKIGRKLLLTASQW from the coding sequence ATGGCCCTTAACAGGTCATCTAACAACATGAGCACAGTTGCTGTAATGGTTGCAGTACTACTTCTTGCCTCTCAAATCACGCCATCTCATAGCACTCTGACAGGAAATAGAAGATACCTGTTGCAGTCGTCATCAGCTACCACTGCTTCCACCGCAAAAGCAGGGATGATCGAGGGCACAGTCACTCCCACAGAAGGTGGCGTTCCAGGGGCAGAGGACGTTCGCCCCACTAACCCTAGCCACAGCCCCGGCATCGGGCATGCATTCACCAACAACAAGATTGGGAGGAAGCTGCTTGCGAAGGCAGAGGGCAGGATCACTTCCACTTCGACAGGGATGATCGAGGGCACGATCACTCCCACAGAAGGCGGAGGCAACCAAGGGGCGACAGAAGATGTTCGGCCAACTAACCCATCCCACAGCCCTGGGATCGGCCATGCATTCACCAACAACAAAATCGGGAGGAAGCTGCTGCTTACAGCAAGTCAATGGTGA